From a single bacterium genomic region:
- a CDS encoding diguanylate cyclase, with the protein MKRSEDMSITKAHARRNIFINIALVIIMLILIGAFVFLGTYALSWDQVVLYVSIAILLGVIAFLMFLIKKINTNIVKMMAKAKIADDPADDPELKEVGIDELSVSLDKITKKLRGDMSDLYQTEAKISGLSYEINRLLEKTNSLTITDKLTGLYNLKYYEEYLNEELKRAAMYERPCSIIGFDVDNLDVYLKKLGGNIKNKILKKIAGILRENARDIDKVARYKDTIFCIILPEINKKEAYALAEKVRKAVANESIPDAESIIKDTKITVSAGIVANPIDGDVAEELNNKLYRAMEQAKKGKGNKVIMFPG; encoded by the coding sequence ATGAAGAGAAGCGAAGATATGTCGATAACGAAGGCACATGCCCGTCGTAATATTTTTATAAACATTGCTCTTGTAATTATTATGCTGATATTGATAGGAGCATTTGTTTTTTTAGGCACATACGCATTATCCTGGGATCAGGTTGTGCTTTATGTCAGCATAGCTATTCTGCTTGGTGTTATAGCGTTCTTAATGTTTCTGATTAAAAAAATTAATACAAATATAGTGAAGATGATGGCAAAAGCTAAAATAGCAGATGACCCAGCAGATGACCCGGAATTAAAAGAAGTGGGAATAGACGAATTAAGTGTCTCATTGGATAAAATTACAAAAAAGCTTAGGGGGGATATGTCTGATCTTTATCAAACTGAGGCAAAAATAAGCGGTCTCAGCTATGAAATCAATAGATTGCTTGAAAAAACCAATTCCTTAACCATTACAGACAAATTAACGGGCTTATACAACTTGAAATATTACGAAGAATATTTGAACGAAGAGTTAAAACGGGCGGCTATGTATGAGCGTCCATGTTCTATAATTGGGTTTGATGTTGACAATCTGGATGTATATTTGAAAAAGCTTGGTGGAAATATTAAGAATAAGATTCTAAAGAAGATTGCAGGTATCCTGAGAGAGAATGCAAGAGATATTGACAAGGTAGCTCGTTACAAGGATACCATATTCTGCATTATTCTCCCTGAGATCAATAAAAAGGAAGCTTATGCTCTTGCTGAAAAAGTAAGAAAAGCGGTTGCCAATGAATCTATCCCAGATGCAGAAAGCATAATAAAAGATACAAAGATTACCGTAAGCGCAGGTATAGTTGCCAACCCCATTGATGGCGACGTTGCAGAAGAATTAAATAATAAATTATATCGCGCAATGGAGCAGGCTAAGAAAGGAAAAGGGAACAAAGTGATTATGTTTCCAGGATAA
- the pilQ gene encoding type IV pilus secretin PilQ encodes MRKLHVFLVLAMCVGLVFSSVSYAGNQLEGEKITLDLKDADIRNVIRMLSHKGNVNIVAGEEVKGTISLLLQNVGWEQALQTILDVSGYAYERKGNLIKVMTAEKMKKIKGEQLAIKETTKAEAELVTRIFSLNFADVEKLQKSVTKMLSSRGKIESDSRTNTLIVTDIQENIDQIAEIAQRLDIRTPQVLIEAAIIDVKITGQTKYGIDWDLEKVTGGTNIKMGTAKTEGWFSQGLTTTTGGLQHAITNYNIGQWNIGATLQWLRYNADVKILARPRLLVLDNQEANIEITESIPYTKITTNADGTQTSTTDFKEVGTYLTVKPHITNDGFVSMLVKPKHSFSVGEYSSEPIIDSRSLETSLLTKDGRMVIVGGLRRNYNTITVYKVPILGDIPLLGYLFKKNTTEKTRMELIILITPTIVTEETELTEDEKASVQKMDETWEKTNPDKKLPTKIWRGTDINLNIDKISR; translated from the coding sequence ATGAGGAAATTACATGTTTTTTTAGTACTTGCAATGTGTGTTGGTCTGGTTTTTAGTTCTGTCTCATATGCGGGTAATCAGCTAGAAGGCGAAAAGATCACATTAGACCTTAAAGACGCTGATATACGCAATGTTATAAGAATGCTTTCCCATAAGGGTAATGTCAATATAGTTGCAGGAGAAGAGGTGAAAGGAACAATTTCGCTTCTTTTGCAAAATGTAGGTTGGGAACAAGCGTTACAGACAATTCTTGATGTCAGCGGGTATGCTTACGAGCGAAAAGGAAATTTGATAAAGGTTATGACTGCAGAGAAGATGAAAAAAATAAAAGGGGAACAGCTTGCCATTAAGGAAACTACAAAGGCAGAGGCAGAGTTGGTAACAAGAATTTTCTCTCTAAATTTTGCAGATGTTGAAAAGCTCCAGAAATCAGTTACAAAAATGCTCTCATCAAGAGGAAAAATTGAGAGCGATTCGCGCACGAATACTTTGATAGTTACTGATATTCAGGAGAATATTGACCAAATAGCAGAAATTGCGCAAAGATTGGATATTAGAACTCCTCAAGTTCTTATTGAGGCAGCTATTATAGATGTAAAAATAACGGGACAGACCAAGTACGGTATTGACTGGGATTTAGAAAAAGTTACTGGAGGAACAAACATAAAGATGGGAACAGCAAAGACTGAGGGCTGGTTCTCTCAGGGTCTAACTACAACTACAGGAGGTCTCCAGCATGCCATTACCAACTATAATATTGGTCAGTGGAATATCGGAGCAACTCTTCAATGGTTAAGATATAACGCAGATGTGAAAATACTTGCCCGACCCAGGCTCTTAGTTCTTGATAATCAGGAAGCGAATATAGAAATAACAGAGAGTATTCCATATACAAAAATTACAACTAATGCCGATGGAACACAGACGTCAACAACTGACTTTAAAGAGGTGGGAACATATCTTACTGTAAAGCCTCACATAACAAATGACGGGTTTGTCTCCATGCTTGTTAAGCCAAAACATAGTTTTTCAGTAGGTGAATATAGTTCTGAACCCATAATAGACTCTCGCTCGTTAGAAACGAGCCTGTTGACCAAGGACGGCCGTATGGTTATAGTTGGCGGGCTCAGGCGAAATTATAACACGATTACTGTGTATAAGGTGCCAATACTCGGAGATATTCCATTACTTGGTTATCTTTTTAAGAAGAATACGACTGAGAAAACAAGGATGGAATTAATTATTCTTATCACTCCTACCATTGTAACAGAGGAGACTGAGTTGACTGAAGACGAAAAAGCAAGTGTTCAGAAAATGGATGAAACATGGGAGAAAACAAATCCTGATAAAAAACTACCGACAAAAATATGGAGAGGGACTGATATAAATCTAAATATTGATAAAATATCAAGATAA
- the pilO gene encoding type 4a pilus biogenesis protein PilO, with protein sequence MKKNERIILFVIVALGILIGYYYLLTPQIARISLLRKNITQKKAEIQKAKIMVSKKPQLEREFQTVQKLIKEYQKRMPGEDKIPDFLSSLTDIANEYKVKLMSIDPGKLKTSGKASIYTEYPMALGIKGGYHQIARFVNKLENLERFVKINHISIISDKKDELKHTADIYLSIFIFQETKSK encoded by the coding sequence ATGAAAAAGAATGAACGAATTATCTTATTTGTTATTGTAGCTTTGGGAATTCTTATAGGTTATTATTATTTATTAACACCCCAGATTGCACGGATTTCTCTCTTGAGAAAAAACATAACACAGAAAAAAGCTGAAATACAAAAAGCAAAGATTATGGTTTCTAAAAAACCTCAATTAGAACGTGAATTTCAGACAGTGCAAAAACTAATAAAAGAATACCAGAAACGCATGCCTGGAGAGGATAAAATTCCTGACTTTCTATCCTCGCTGACAGATATTGCTAATGAATATAAAGTTAAATTAATGTCTATTGATCCAGGCAAGTTAAAGACATCAGGTAAAGCCAGTATATATACTGAATACCCGATGGCGCTCGGTATTAAAGGTGGCTATCACCAAATAGCCAGATTCGTGAACAAACTGGAAAATCTGGAAAGGTTCGTTAAGATAAATCATATAAGTATTATCTCAGATAAAAAGGATGAGTTAAAACATACTGCGGATATTTATCTGAGTATATTCATTTTTCAGGAGACAAAATCTAAATGA
- the pilM gene encoding type IV pilus assembly protein PilM, with protein MTATSHNSRIRLMIPKSITKLFSTKPKSRTSLGLDIGSSAVKIVELTVNGDTLCLSKVGVAEIIGDNKDSVVTAIKKAFAEAHIATTRVSIGVSGQSVIVRYIRVPKMSEEDLSASLKYEAAKHIPFDMNEVEFDFQVLDNVASETNMIEVMLVAVKKDLINQRLELLKACDLEPVIIDVDSFATINAFEHALSPVFKKKDNVISLINIGAQMTNISILDNGTSRLTRDVNIAGADYSRAISEDLGIDIKKAEETKKAKSRSKEVTETIKHITSNLVNEIHMSFDYYESQVPDKNIADIYLSGGSSQISIIGDIMHEKIGVETHIWNTTNNLKISDEISAERIKRLYPFLTVAVGLALRSLNK; from the coding sequence TTGACAGCAACATCTCATAATAGTAGAATCAGGCTTATGATACCTAAATCAATTACAAAACTTTTCAGCACAAAACCTAAATCTAGAACCAGTTTAGGATTAGATATAGGAAGCAGCGCTGTCAAGATTGTCGAGCTTACTGTAAATGGAGATACCTTATGCTTGAGTAAAGTTGGTGTAGCTGAAATAATTGGAGATAATAAGGACAGTGTAGTTACTGCTATTAAGAAGGCTTTCGCAGAAGCGCATATCGCAACCACTAGGGTTAGTATAGGAGTGTCGGGACAATCGGTAATTGTAAGATATATTCGTGTTCCAAAGATGTCAGAAGAAGACTTAAGCGCTTCTTTGAAGTATGAAGCTGCAAAACACATTCCTTTTGATATGAATGAAGTGGAATTTGACTTTCAAGTTTTGGATAACGTAGCAAGCGAGACAAACATGATAGAAGTAATGCTTGTCGCTGTTAAGAAAGACTTAATCAATCAACGATTGGAGCTGTTAAAAGCCTGTGATCTGGAGCCGGTTATTATTGATGTTGATTCTTTTGCCACTATAAATGCCTTTGAACATGCGCTCAGCCCTGTCTTTAAGAAAAAGGATAATGTAATTTCGCTTATAAATATTGGCGCTCAGATGACGAATATAAGCATACTTGATAATGGCACTTCAAGGCTCACAAGGGATGTAAATATTGCGGGCGCGGATTATAGCAGGGCTATTAGTGAGGACCTAGGTATTGATATTAAAAAAGCTGAAGAGACAAAAAAGGCAAAAAGCAGATCCAAGGAAGTAACAGAAACGATAAAACATATTACGAGTAATCTCGTTAATGAGATACACATGTCGTTTGATTACTATGAAAGCCAAGTTCCTGATAAGAATATCGCAGATATATACTTAAGCGGAGGCAGTTCACAGATTTCCATAATAGGCGATATCATGCATGAAAAAATTGGAGTAGAAACGCACATTTGGAATACAACCAATAACCTGAAAATATCAGACGAAATCAGTGCAGAGAGAATAAAAAGACTTTATCCATTTCTAACAGTTGCTGTTGGGCTTGCTCTGAGGAGTCTAAATAAATAA